From a region of the Qipengyuania spongiae genome:
- a CDS encoding putative quinol monooxygenase: protein MPKLALYVPLKAKPGKERDVADFLTSALPLVQAEPGTQTWYAIEEGPGAYAIFDTFETEEDRQAHLDGKVAAALMEKADELFSEPPQIHKFTLLAAK from the coding sequence CCGCTGAAGGCCAAGCCCGGAAAAGAGCGCGATGTCGCCGATTTCCTGACCTCGGCATTGCCGCTCGTTCAAGCTGAGCCGGGCACTCAGACCTGGTACGCGATCGAGGAAGGTCCCGGTGCGTACGCGATCTTCGATACGTTCGAGACAGAGGAGGATCGCCAGGCCCATCTCGACGGCAAGGTTGCCGCCGCACTGATGGAAAAGGCAGACGAACTGTTTTCCGAACCGCCGCAGATTCACAAGTTCACCCTGCTGGCCGCGAAATAG
- a CDS encoding GlcG/HbpS family heme-binding protein, with product MRTIQTLDLNDTRTIIDAGIAEAERIGSPSNIAVVDAGGCLLAFARMDDAWRGSVDIAISKAWTARAFDVETKALAKLAQPGADFYGIHASNDGKVMIFAGGVPIKEGETVIGAVGVSGGTGKQDQAVAEAAAQAFAHS from the coding sequence ATGCGCACCATCCAGACACTCGACCTGAACGACACGCGGACGATCATCGATGCGGGGATCGCGGAGGCCGAGCGGATCGGCAGCCCGTCGAACATCGCGGTGGTGGACGCGGGCGGCTGCCTCCTGGCGTTCGCGCGGATGGATGATGCGTGGCGCGGCAGCGTCGACATCGCGATAAGCAAGGCGTGGACGGCGCGCGCGTTCGACGTCGAGACCAAGGCGCTGGCGAAGCTCGCCCAGCCGGGCGCCGACTTCTACGGCATCCATGCCTCCAACGACGGCAAGGTGATGATCTTCGCCGGGGGCGTGCCGATCAAGGAGGGCGAGACGGTGATCGGCGCGGTGGGCGTGTCGGGCGGCACCGGCAAGCAGGATCAGGCCGTGGCCGAGGCGGCGGCGCAGGCTTTCGCGCACAGCTGA
- a CDS encoding type 1 glutamine amidotransferase domain-containing protein, with product MTLEGKSVAILIAPRGTEEPEFSKPKQAVEDAGGEVTVVSFESGKARTVNGDLDEGGSYTIDKTFSDVKADDFDGLVVPGGTVGADKLRGSDEAIGFIRAFFDQKKPVAAICHAPWTLIEADVLKGRTLTSYPTLKVDIENAGGTWTDEEVVVDNGLVTSRDPDDLPAFCAKLVEEIAAGN from the coding sequence ATGACTTTAGAAGGCAAATCGGTCGCCATTCTGATCGCACCCCGCGGGACGGAAGAACCAGAATTCTCGAAGCCCAAGCAAGCTGTCGAGGACGCTGGTGGCGAAGTGACCGTGGTCAGTTTTGAATCGGGCAAGGCTCGCACAGTCAATGGCGATCTCGACGAGGGCGGCAGCTATACTATCGACAAGACGTTTTCCGATGTCAAAGCCGACGATTTCGACGGACTTGTCGTGCCCGGAGGGACCGTCGGTGCCGACAAGCTGCGCGGCAGCGACGAGGCAATCGGTTTCATCCGGGCTTTCTTCGATCAGAAAAAACCTGTCGCGGCTATATGCCATGCACCCTGGACATTGATCGAGGCGGACGTGCTCAAGGGTCGCACCTTGACGTCCTACCCGACGCTGAAGGTCGATATCGAGAACGCCGGCGGTACATGGACCGATGAGGAAGTCGTGGTCGACAACGGCCTTGTTACCAGCCGTGATCCCGATGATTTGCCCGCCTTCTGTGCCAAACTCGTCGAGGAAATCGCAGCAGGGAATTAA